The Scophthalmus maximus strain ysfricsl-2021 chromosome 7, ASM2237912v1, whole genome shotgun sequence genome includes a window with the following:
- the wash1 gene encoding WASH complex subunit 1 isoform X1 produces the protein MVSLVPDVDPPRVLTFGRMNQKLSLEGQVYSVPLIQPDLRREEAVHQIADALLYLETISTDIFRRVSESVENNRRQLQSVTDRIRFAQARVDKIKGSKKATKVFSSAKYPAPDRLQDYSSIFTGATDPSSQTRPRHRIQNKLRPFDEKALQEKLMHFPVCVGNKKKSEDETEEGLGSLPRNISSVSSLLLFNTTENLYKKYVFLDPLAGAVTKTHMTLETEKAEKPFDAPLSITKREQLERQTAESYFYVPDLGEVPEIDVPSYLPDLPGIADDLSYSADLGPGFAPSGPTHNIPELPSFPEESNALGSQLQPNAPLLPPPPPPPPPPEPALSSASPAGAPPPPPPPPPPPVDSPTAVPRLPSSGPMSGTPSEVVQPSDGRASLLESIRNAGGIGKAQLRNVKGRKMEKKKQKEQEQAVGAASSGGDFMSDLFNKLAMRRKGISGKGPAGGESSDAPPGTGGAFARMSDVIPPLPAPHSATDDDDWEA, from the exons ATGGTCAG TCTTGTTCCAGACGTTGACCCCCCCCGTGTGTTGACGTTCGGCAGGATGAACCAGAAGCTCAGCCTGGAGGGCCAGGTGTACTCGGTGCCTCTCATCCAGCCAgacctgaggagagaggaggccgtCCATCAGATCGCAGATGCATTACTCTACTTGGAGACCATCTCTACGGATATCTTCAGAAG GGTGTCTGAGAGTGTGGAGAATAACCGGCGCCAGCTGCAGAGCGTCACCGACCGGATCAGATTCGCTCAGGCCCGTGTTGACAAGATCAAAGGCAGTAAGAAGGCCACCAAG GTTTTCTCTAGTGCCAAGTACCCGGCCCCAGATCGACTTCAGGACTACTCGTCTATCTTTACTGGGGCTACAGACCCCTCCTCACAGACCCGCCCCCGACATAGAATACAGAACAAACTTCGGCCCTTTGATGAGAAAGCCTTACAG GAGAAGTTGATGCATTTCCCAGTGTGCGTAGGCAACAAGAAGAAGTCTGAGGACGAGACAGAGGAAGGACTGGGAAGTCTGCCTCGCAACATCTCATCTGTCAGCTCCCTGTTGCTCTTTAATACCACAGAGAACCT atATAAGAAGTACGTGTTCCTTGATCCTCTGGCGGGAGCAGTGACTAAAACACACATGACACTAGAGACGGAAAAAGCAGAGAAACCGTTCGACGCTCCATTGTCCATTACTAAGAGAGAACAACTAGAAAGACAG ACAGCAGAAAGTTATTTTTATGTGCCAGACCTGGGCGAGGTGCCCGAGATTGATGTGCCATCTTACCTACCTGACCTGCCGGGCATAGCCGACGACCTGTCCTACAGCGCAGACCTCGGGCCTGGCTTTGCCCCGTCAGGACCTACTCACAACATCCCGGAGCTGCCCTCCTTCCCTGAAGAAAGCAATGCACTAg GATCTCAGCTCCAGCCTAATGCTCCACTTCTGccgccaccccctcctcccccccctcctcccgaaCCTGCCCTGTCTTCTGCTAGTCCTGCAGgagctccccctcctccacctcccccaccccctcctcccgtcGACAGCCCAACAGCAGTCCCTCGACTGCCAAGTTCAG GTCCCATGTCTGGTACTCCCAGCGAGGTGGTCCAGCCGTCAGACGGCCGCGCCAGTCTGCTGGAGTCTATCCGCAACGCCGGAGGCATAGGCAAAGCCCAGTTACGCAACGTCAAAGGGCgcaagatggagaagaagaaacagaaggagcaggagcaag CAGTGGGAGCGGCGTCAAGTGGTGGAGACTTCATGTCTGATCTCTTCAACAAACTTGCTATGCGAAGGAAAG GTATATCTGGTAAGGGTCCTGCAGGTGGAGAGTCGAGTGATGCTCCCCCAGGTACCGGCGGCGCATTTGCTAGGATGTCAGACGTCATCCCACCACTTCCTGCACCACATTCAGCAACAGACGACGACGACTGGGAAGCATAA
- the wash1 gene encoding WASH complex subunit 1 isoform X2 — protein MVRMNQKLSLEGQVYSVPLIQPDLRREEAVHQIADALLYLETISTDIFRRVSESVENNRRQLQSVTDRIRFAQARVDKIKGSKKATKVFSSAKYPAPDRLQDYSSIFTGATDPSSQTRPRHRIQNKLRPFDEKALQEKLMHFPVCVGNKKKSEDETEEGLGSLPRNISSVSSLLLFNTTENLYKKYVFLDPLAGAVTKTHMTLETEKAEKPFDAPLSITKREQLERQTAESYFYVPDLGEVPEIDVPSYLPDLPGIADDLSYSADLGPGFAPSGPTHNIPELPSFPEESNALGSQLQPNAPLLPPPPPPPPPPEPALSSASPAGAPPPPPPPPPPPVDSPTAVPRLPSSGPMSGTPSEVVQPSDGRASLLESIRNAGGIGKAQLRNVKGRKMEKKKQKEQEQAVGAASSGGDFMSDLFNKLAMRRKGISGKGPAGGESSDAPPGTGGAFARMSDVIPPLPAPHSATDDDDWEA, from the exons ATGGTCAG GATGAACCAGAAGCTCAGCCTGGAGGGCCAGGTGTACTCGGTGCCTCTCATCCAGCCAgacctgaggagagaggaggccgtCCATCAGATCGCAGATGCATTACTCTACTTGGAGACCATCTCTACGGATATCTTCAGAAG GGTGTCTGAGAGTGTGGAGAATAACCGGCGCCAGCTGCAGAGCGTCACCGACCGGATCAGATTCGCTCAGGCCCGTGTTGACAAGATCAAAGGCAGTAAGAAGGCCACCAAG GTTTTCTCTAGTGCCAAGTACCCGGCCCCAGATCGACTTCAGGACTACTCGTCTATCTTTACTGGGGCTACAGACCCCTCCTCACAGACCCGCCCCCGACATAGAATACAGAACAAACTTCGGCCCTTTGATGAGAAAGCCTTACAG GAGAAGTTGATGCATTTCCCAGTGTGCGTAGGCAACAAGAAGAAGTCTGAGGACGAGACAGAGGAAGGACTGGGAAGTCTGCCTCGCAACATCTCATCTGTCAGCTCCCTGTTGCTCTTTAATACCACAGAGAACCT atATAAGAAGTACGTGTTCCTTGATCCTCTGGCGGGAGCAGTGACTAAAACACACATGACACTAGAGACGGAAAAAGCAGAGAAACCGTTCGACGCTCCATTGTCCATTACTAAGAGAGAACAACTAGAAAGACAG ACAGCAGAAAGTTATTTTTATGTGCCAGACCTGGGCGAGGTGCCCGAGATTGATGTGCCATCTTACCTACCTGACCTGCCGGGCATAGCCGACGACCTGTCCTACAGCGCAGACCTCGGGCCTGGCTTTGCCCCGTCAGGACCTACTCACAACATCCCGGAGCTGCCCTCCTTCCCTGAAGAAAGCAATGCACTAg GATCTCAGCTCCAGCCTAATGCTCCACTTCTGccgccaccccctcctcccccccctcctcccgaaCCTGCCCTGTCTTCTGCTAGTCCTGCAGgagctccccctcctccacctcccccaccccctcctcccgtcGACAGCCCAACAGCAGTCCCTCGACTGCCAAGTTCAG GTCCCATGTCTGGTACTCCCAGCGAGGTGGTCCAGCCGTCAGACGGCCGCGCCAGTCTGCTGGAGTCTATCCGCAACGCCGGAGGCATAGGCAAAGCCCAGTTACGCAACGTCAAAGGGCgcaagatggagaagaagaaacagaaggagcaggagcaag CAGTGGGAGCGGCGTCAAGTGGTGGAGACTTCATGTCTGATCTCTTCAACAAACTTGCTATGCGAAGGAAAG GTATATCTGGTAAGGGTCCTGCAGGTGGAGAGTCGAGTGATGCTCCCCCAGGTACCGGCGGCGCATTTGCTAGGATGTCAGACGTCATCCCACCACTTCCTGCACCACATTCAGCAACAGACGACGACGACTGGGAAGCATAA
- the wash1 gene encoding WASH complex subunit 1 isoform X3 — MNQKLSLEGQVYSVPLIQPDLRREEAVHQIADALLYLETISTDIFRRVSESVENNRRQLQSVTDRIRFAQARVDKIKGSKKATKVFSSAKYPAPDRLQDYSSIFTGATDPSSQTRPRHRIQNKLRPFDEKALQEKLMHFPVCVGNKKKSEDETEEGLGSLPRNISSVSSLLLFNTTENLYKKYVFLDPLAGAVTKTHMTLETEKAEKPFDAPLSITKREQLERQTAESYFYVPDLGEVPEIDVPSYLPDLPGIADDLSYSADLGPGFAPSGPTHNIPELPSFPEESNALGSQLQPNAPLLPPPPPPPPPPEPALSSASPAGAPPPPPPPPPPPVDSPTAVPRLPSSGPMSGTPSEVVQPSDGRASLLESIRNAGGIGKAQLRNVKGRKMEKKKQKEQEQAVGAASSGGDFMSDLFNKLAMRRKGISGKGPAGGESSDAPPGTGGAFARMSDVIPPLPAPHSATDDDDWEA; from the exons ATGAACCAGAAGCTCAGCCTGGAGGGCCAGGTGTACTCGGTGCCTCTCATCCAGCCAgacctgaggagagaggaggccgtCCATCAGATCGCAGATGCATTACTCTACTTGGAGACCATCTCTACGGATATCTTCAGAAG GGTGTCTGAGAGTGTGGAGAATAACCGGCGCCAGCTGCAGAGCGTCACCGACCGGATCAGATTCGCTCAGGCCCGTGTTGACAAGATCAAAGGCAGTAAGAAGGCCACCAAG GTTTTCTCTAGTGCCAAGTACCCGGCCCCAGATCGACTTCAGGACTACTCGTCTATCTTTACTGGGGCTACAGACCCCTCCTCACAGACCCGCCCCCGACATAGAATACAGAACAAACTTCGGCCCTTTGATGAGAAAGCCTTACAG GAGAAGTTGATGCATTTCCCAGTGTGCGTAGGCAACAAGAAGAAGTCTGAGGACGAGACAGAGGAAGGACTGGGAAGTCTGCCTCGCAACATCTCATCTGTCAGCTCCCTGTTGCTCTTTAATACCACAGAGAACCT atATAAGAAGTACGTGTTCCTTGATCCTCTGGCGGGAGCAGTGACTAAAACACACATGACACTAGAGACGGAAAAAGCAGAGAAACCGTTCGACGCTCCATTGTCCATTACTAAGAGAGAACAACTAGAAAGACAG ACAGCAGAAAGTTATTTTTATGTGCCAGACCTGGGCGAGGTGCCCGAGATTGATGTGCCATCTTACCTACCTGACCTGCCGGGCATAGCCGACGACCTGTCCTACAGCGCAGACCTCGGGCCTGGCTTTGCCCCGTCAGGACCTACTCACAACATCCCGGAGCTGCCCTCCTTCCCTGAAGAAAGCAATGCACTAg GATCTCAGCTCCAGCCTAATGCTCCACTTCTGccgccaccccctcctcccccccctcctcccgaaCCTGCCCTGTCTTCTGCTAGTCCTGCAGgagctccccctcctccacctcccccaccccctcctcccgtcGACAGCCCAACAGCAGTCCCTCGACTGCCAAGTTCAG GTCCCATGTCTGGTACTCCCAGCGAGGTGGTCCAGCCGTCAGACGGCCGCGCCAGTCTGCTGGAGTCTATCCGCAACGCCGGAGGCATAGGCAAAGCCCAGTTACGCAACGTCAAAGGGCgcaagatggagaagaagaaacagaaggagcaggagcaag CAGTGGGAGCGGCGTCAAGTGGTGGAGACTTCATGTCTGATCTCTTCAACAAACTTGCTATGCGAAGGAAAG GTATATCTGGTAAGGGTCCTGCAGGTGGAGAGTCGAGTGATGCTCCCCCAGGTACCGGCGGCGCATTTGCTAGGATGTCAGACGTCATCCCACCACTTCCTGCACCACATTCAGCAACAGACGACGACGACTGGGAAGCATAA